The nucleotide sequence GACAAAGCGGATATAGGTAAAGACGCCTCCGGCATTCTGGAGGACGCGGTTTATATACTGAATAAGAATCCAGAGACCGACATATTGATAACGGGCAACTGTGACGCGAGGGGCTCGGAAAAATATAACCAGAAGTTAGGGCTGCGCCGCGGGGAAGTGGTGAAGAATTTCATGGTAGATAAAGGTATTCCCGAGAGCCGTATACGCATAGTCAGCCGTGGCAAGCTTGACGCGATAGCGCATGTCAGGGACTTAGTCGGCATGGCAAAGGATCGCAACGCGCAGTTTATGGTTGCCGAAGTGGAAGAGATAAATATTCCTTACGCGGGTGAAGCGCCCGAAGGCGCGAAATCGGTAGAAGAAGGCAAGTATGTGGAAGAGACAGAAGAGGTCGTTGAGAGCCAGGTGAAGGTTTCAACGAGGGAATACGTTATCCAAAAGGATGATTCTTTGTGGAAGATAGCCCAAAAAGAGATGGGTTCCGGGCATCGCTGGAAATATCTTTATGAATTGAATAAAGATGTTATAAAGAATCCGAAGAAATTAAAAGCAGGCACAAAAATAGTCATACCTATAGAATAAAGCGCAGGATGTTTATGATAGCAGTAGATTCAGCCAGTATAAAATTGTCCAGCCTATTGAAGGAAAGTTCGATAGAGCTGGAGCTGGAAGGTAAGAATAAATCCCAGGTAATAGCCGAGCTCGTAAATATGGCGTGTAAGGCCGGCAGGATAAAAAATAAAAAAGCGCTTGCCGATGCGCTTACAGAGCGCGAAAAGTTAGGCTCTACAGCGATAGGCAATGGCGTGGCCGTTCCGCATGCCAAGATAGACGGAGTCAAGCAGGCCGTT is from Candidatus Omnitrophota bacterium and encodes:
- a CDS encoding OmpA family protein encodes the protein MKKIIPVLLAILFLLTSTGSGYAADIEGKHKAEMEDLQKKFHWWPTDAKPNPVKDERGGYWWWPKEKGTTSGLWGNRGYIYVYKIIFDYKEGLPEPKKDEMRASLLVKKIHKNVKIHFDYDKADIGKDASGILEDAVYILNKNPETDILITGNCDARGSEKYNQKLGLRRGEVVKNFMVDKGIPESRIRIVSRGKLDAIAHVRDLVGMAKDRNAQFMVAEVEEINIPYAGEAPEGAKSVEEGKYVEETEEVVESQVKVSTREYVIQKDDSLWKIAQKEMGSGHRWKYLYELNKDVIKNPKKLKAGTKIVIPIE
- a CDS encoding PTS sugar transporter subunit IIA — encoded protein: MIAVDSASIKLSSLLKESSIELELEGKNKSQVIAELVNMACKAGRIKNKKALADALTEREKLGSTAIGNGVAVPHAKIDGVKQAVLTFGRSSEGIDFNSLDGEKTYLFFMLISPKEDIGAHLKILAKISHLIKDRFMVGLFRKAKSKKEALLIISSLEKSAK